The following coding sequences lie in one Spinacia oleracea cultivar Varoflay chromosome 1, BTI_SOV_V1, whole genome shotgun sequence genomic window:
- the LOC110803207 gene encoding 60S ribosomal protein L32-1-like isoform X1: MDKHNQKIGNLVIFTFTIDYPTTYTNNVTPPFKTLASAAFPPHFISLQLRLGFLESSRNSEAMAVPKLDKKIIKKRVKQFKRPQHDRRMCVKTNWRRPKGIDSRVRRKFKGVTLMPNIGYGSDKKTRHFLPNGFKKFVVHNVSDLELLMMHNRTYCAEIAHNISTKKRKDIVERAAQLDVVVINKLARLRSQEDE; this comes from the exons ATGGATAAGCACAATCAGAAAATCGGCAATTTGGTCATTTTCACATTCACCATTGATTATCCTACGACCTACACTAATAACGTCACCCCCCCCTTCAAAACCCTAGCTTCAGCTGCATTTCCTCCACATTTTATTTCTCTTCAACTGCGGCTAGGGTTCTTGGAAAGCTCTCGGAACTCTGAAG CAATGGCGGTTCCAAAATTAGACAAGAAGATCATTAAGAAGCGGGTGAAGCAGTTCAAGCGCCCGCAACATGACAGACGGATGTGTGTCAAG ACTAACTGGCGTAGGCCAAAGGGTATTGATTCACGAGTGAGGAGAAAGTTTAAGGGAGTTACTTTGATGCCCAACATTGGTTATGGTTCTGACAAAAAGACTAGGCACTTTCTTCCCAATGGCTTCAAGAAGTTCGTCGTCCACAATGTCAGCGATCTGGAACTTCTTATGATGCATAATCG GACATACTGCGCCGAAATAGCCCACAATATCTCCACCAAGAAAAGGAAGGATATTGTTGAGCGTGCAGCCCAGCTAGATGTGGTCGTCATTAACAAACTTGCTCGCTTGCGTAGCCAGGAAGACGAGTAA
- the LOC110803204 gene encoding elongation factor 1-alpha, which produces MGKEKIHISLVVIGHVDSGKSTTTGHLIYKLGGIDKRVIERFEKEAAEMNKRSFKYAWVLDKLKAERERGITIDIALWKFETNKYYCTVIDAPGHRDFIKNMITGTSQADCAILIIDSTTGGFEAGISKDGQTREHALLAFTLGVKQMICCCNKMDATTPKYSKGRYEEIVKEVSSYLKKVGYNPDKIAFVPISGFEGDNMIERSTNLDWYKGPTLLEALDLINEPKRPSDKPLRLPLQDVYKIGGIGTVPVGRVETGVLKPGMLVTFGPTGLTTEVKSVEMHHESLPEALPGDNVGFNVKNVAVKDIKRGYVASDSKNDPAKEAANFIAQVIIMNHPGQIGNGYAPVLDCHTSHIAVKFAELVTKIDRRSGKELEKEPKFLKNGDAGMVKMIPTKPMVVETFSQYPPLGRFAVRDMRQTVAVGVIKSVEKKDPTGAKVTKAALKKK; this is translated from the exons ATGGGTAAGGAAAAGATTCACATCAGTTTGGTGGTCATTGGCCATGTCGACTCAGGAAAGTCGACCACCACTGGTCACTTGATCTACAAGCTTGGAGGTATTGACAAGCGTGTGATTGAGAGGTTTGAGAAGGAAGCTGCTGAGATGAACAAAAGGTCCTTCAAGTATGCATGGGTTCTTGACAAACTGAAGGCAGAGCGTGAACGTGGTATTACCATTGATATTGCCTTGTGGAAGTTTGAGACCAACAAGTACTACTGCACTGTTATTGATGCCCCAGGACACAGAGACTTTATCAAGAACATGATTACTGGTACCTCGCAGGCTGACTGTGCTATTCTCATTATTGACTCCACCACTGGAGGTTTTGAGGCTGGTATCTCCAAGGATGGTCAGACCCGTGAGCATGCTCTTCTTGCCTTCACCCTTGGTGTCAAGCAAATGATCTGTTGTTGTAACAAG ATGGATGCTACCACTCCCAAGTACTCCAAGGGAAGGTACGAAGAAATTGTCAAGGAAGTCTCCTCATACCTGAAGAAGGTAGGTTACAACCCAGACAAAATTGCCTTCGTTCCCATTTCCGGGTTTGAGGGTGACAACATGATTGAGAGGTCCACCAACCTTGACTGGTACAAGGGACCAACCCTTCTTGAGGCTCTTGACTTGATCAACGAGCCAAAGAGGCCTTCAGACAAGCCCCTCCGTCTTCCACTTCAGGATGTCTACAAGATTGGAGGTATTGGAACGGTGCCAGTGGGACGTGTTGAAACTGGTGTGTTGAAGCCCGGTATGCTTGTTACCTTCGGTCCTACTGGATTGACCACTGAAGTTAAGTCAGTTGAGATGCACCACGAGTCCCTCCCAGAGGCTCTTCCTGGTGACAATGTTGGTTTCAATGTCAAGAATGTTGCAGTCAAGGATATCAAGCGTGGATACGTTGCATCTGACTCAAAGAATGACCCTGCTAAGGAGGCAGCCAACTTCATTGCTCAGGTCATCATCATGAACCACCCTGGTCAGATTGGAAATGGATACGCCCCAGTGTTGGACTGTCACACCTCTCACATTGCTGTCAAGTTTGCCGAGCTTGTGACCAAGATTGACAGGCGTTCAGGTAAGGAACTTGAGAAGGAGCCCAAGTTTTTGAAGAATGGTGATGCTGGTATGGTAAAGATGATTCCCACCAAGCCAATGGTGGTGGAGACATTCTCACAGTACCCACCCCTTGGTCGTTTTGCTGTCAGGGACATGAGACAGACTGTTGCTGTTGGTGTTATCAAGAGTGTTGAGAAGAAGGACCCAACCGGAGCCAAGGTTACCAAGGCTGCTCTCAAGAAGAAGTGA
- the LOC110803207 gene encoding 60S ribosomal protein L32-1-like isoform X2: MAVPKLDKKIIKKRVKQFKRPQHDRRMCVKTNWRRPKGIDSRVRRKFKGVTLMPNIGYGSDKKTRHFLPNGFKKFVVHNVSDLELLMMHNRTYCAEIAHNISTKKRKDIVERAAQLDVVVINKLARLRSQEDE; this comes from the exons ATGGCGGTTCCAAAATTAGACAAGAAGATCATTAAGAAGCGGGTGAAGCAGTTCAAGCGCCCGCAACATGACAGACGGATGTGTGTCAAG ACTAACTGGCGTAGGCCAAAGGGTATTGATTCACGAGTGAGGAGAAAGTTTAAGGGAGTTACTTTGATGCCCAACATTGGTTATGGTTCTGACAAAAAGACTAGGCACTTTCTTCCCAATGGCTTCAAGAAGTTCGTCGTCCACAATGTCAGCGATCTGGAACTTCTTATGATGCATAATCG GACATACTGCGCCGAAATAGCCCACAATATCTCCACCAAGAAAAGGAAGGATATTGTTGAGCGTGCAGCCCAGCTAGATGTGGTCGTCATTAACAAACTTGCTCGCTTGCGTAGCCAGGAAGACGAGTAA
- the LOC110804401 gene encoding elongation factor 1-alpha-like: MGKEKIHISLVVIGHVDSGKSTTTGHLIYKLGGIDKRVIERFEKEAAEMNKRSFKYAWVLDKLKAERERGITIDIALWKFETNKYYCTVIDAPGHRDFIKNMITGTSQADCAILIIDSTTGGFEAGISKDGQTREHALLAFTLGVKQMICCCNKMDATTPKYSKGRYEEIVKEVSSYLKKVGYNPDKIAFVPISGFEGDNMIERSTNLGWYKGPTLLEALDLINEPKRPSDKPLRLPLQDVYKIGGIGTVPVGRVETGVLKPRMIVTFGPTGLTAEVKSVEMHHESLPEALPGDNVGFNVKNVSVKEIKRGYVASDSKNDPAKGAANFVAQVIIMNHPGQIGNGYTPVLDCHTSHIAVKFAELVTKIDRRSGKELEKEPKFLKNGDAGMVKMIPTKPMVVETFAAYPPLGRFAVRDMRQTVAVGVIKSVEKK, from the exons ATGGGTAAGGAGAAGATTCACATTAGCTTGGTGGTCATTGGCCACGTCGACTCTGGTAAGTCGACCACTACTGGTCATTTGATCTATAAGCTTGGTGGTATTGACAAGCGTGTGATCGAGAGATTCGAGAAGGAAGCTGCTGAGATGAACAAAAGGTCCTTCAAGTATGCATGGGTTCTTGACAAACTAAAGGCTGAGCGTGAACGTGGTATTACCATTGATATCGCCTTGTGGAAGTTTGAGACTAACAAGTACTACTGCACTGTGATTGATGCCCCAGGACACAGAGACTTTATCAAGAACATGATTACTGGTACCTCCCAAGCTGATTGTGCTATCCTCATTATTGACTCCACCACTGGAGGTTTTGAGGCTGGTATCTCCAAAGATGGCCAGACCCGTGAGCATGCTCTGCTTGCCTTCACCCTTGGTGTCAAGCAAATGATCTGTTGTTGTAACAAG ATGGATGCCACCACTCCCAAGTACTCCAAGGGAAGGTATGAAGAAATCGTCAAGGAAGTTTCCTCATACCTGAAGAAGGTTGGTTACAACCCAGACAAAATTGCCTTTGTTCCCATTTCTGGGTTTGAGGGTGACAACATGATTGAGAGGTCCACCAACCTTGGCTGGTACAAGGGACCGACCCTTCTTGAGGCTCTTGACTTGATCAACGAGCCAAAGAGGCCTTCAGATAAGCCCCTCCGTCTTCCACTTCAGGATGTCTACAAGATTGGAGGTATTGGAACTGTGCCAGTGGGTCGTGTTGAAACTGGTGTTTTGAAGCCTAGAATGATTGTTACCTTCGGTCCCACTGGACTGACCGCTGAAGTTAAGTCAGTTGAGATGCACCACGAGTCTCTTCCAGAGGCTCTCCCTGGTGACAATGTTGGTTTCAATGTTAAGAATGTTTCTGTCAAGGAAATCAAGCGTGGATACGTAGCATCTGACTCCAAGAACGACCCTGCTAAGGGGGCAGCTAACTTCGTTGCTCAGGTCATCATTATGAACCACCCTGGTCAGATAGGAAACGGGTATACCCCAGTCCTTGACTGTCACACCTCTCACATTGCTGTCAAGTTTGCCGAGCTTGTGACCAAGATTGACAGGCGTTCTGGTAAGGAGCTTGAGAAGGAGCCCAAGTTTTTGAAGAATGGTGATGCTGGTATGGTAAAGATGATTCCCACCAAGCCTATGGTGGTGGAGACTTTTGCAGCGTACCCACCCCTTGGTCGTTTTGCCGTGAGGGACATGAGACAGACTGTTGCTGTTGGTGTTATCAAGAGTGTTGAGAAGAAATGA
- the LOC130459113 gene encoding elongation factor 1-alpha encodes MGKEKIHISLVVIGHVDSGKSTTTGHLIYKLGGIDKRVIERFEKEAAEMNKRSFKYAWVLDKLKAERERGITIDIALWKFETNKYYCTVIDAPGHRDFIKNMITGTSQADCAILIIDSTTGGFEAGISKDGQTREHALLAFTLGVKQMICCCNKMDATTPKYSKGRYEEIVKEVSSYLKKVGYNPDKIAFVPISGFEGDNMIERSTNLDWYKGPTLLEALDLINEPKRPSDKPLRLPLQDVYKIGGIGTVPVGRVETGVLKPGMLVTFGPTGLTTEVKSVEMHHESLPEALPGDNVGFNVKNVAVKDIKRGYVASDSKNDPAKEAANFIAQVIIMNHPGQIGNGYAPVLDCHTSHIAVKFAELVTKIDRRSGKELEKEPKFLKNGDAGMVKMIPTKPMVVETFSQYPPLGRFAVRDMRQTVAVGVIKSVEKKDPTGAKVTKAALKKK; translated from the exons ATGGGTAAGGAGAAGATTCATATCAGTTTGGTGGTCATTGGCCATGTCGATTCTGGAAAGTCAACCACCACTGGTCACTTGATCTACAAGCTTGGAGGTATTGACAAGCGTGTGATCGAGAGATTCGAGAAGGAAGCTGCTGAGATGAACAAAAGGTCCTTCAAGTATGCATGGGTTCTTGACAAACTAAAGGCTGAGCGTGAACGTGGTATTACCATTGATATCGCCTTGTGGAAGTTTGAGACCAACAAGTACTACTGCACTGTTATTGATGCCCCAGGACACAGAGACTTTATCAAGAACATGATTACTGGTACCTCCCAGGCTGATTGTGCTATCCTCATTATTGACTCCACCACCGGAGGTTTTGAGGCTGGTATCTCCAAGGATGGTCAGACCCGTGAGCATGCTCTTCTTGCCTTCACCCTTGGTGTCAAGCAAATGATCTGTTGTTGTAACAAG ATGGATGCCACCACTCCCAAGTACTCCAAGGGAAGGTACGAAGAAATTGTCAAGGAAGTCTCCTCATACCTGAAGAAGGTTGGTTACAACCCAGACAAAATCGCCTTCGTTCCCATTTCTGGGTTTGAGGGTGACAACATGATTGAGAGGTCAACCAACCTTGACTGGTACAAGGGACCAACCCTTCTTGAGGCTCTTGACTTGATCAACGAGCCAAAGAGGCCGTCAGACAAGCCCCTTCGTCTTCCACTTCAGGATGTCTACAAGATTGGAGGTATTGGAACGGTGCCAGTGGGACGTGTTGAAACTGGTGTGTTGAAGCCTGGTATGCTTGTTACGTTCGGTCCTACTGGATTGACCACTGAAGTTAAGTCAGTTGAGATGCACCACGAGTCCCTTCCAGAGGCTCTTCCTGGTGACAATGTTGGTTTCAATGTCAAGAATGTTGCAGTCAAGGATATCAAGCGTGGATACGTTGCATCTGACTCAAAGAACGACCCTGCTAAGGAGGCAGCCAACTTCATTGCTCAGGTCATCATCATGAACCACCCTGGTCAGATTGGAAACGGATACGCCCCAGTGTTGGACTGTCACACCTCTCACATTGCTGTCAAGTTTGCTGAGCTTGTGACTAAGATTGACAGGCGTTCCGGAAAGGAGCTTGAGAAGGAGCCCAAGTTCTTGAAGAATGGTGATGCTGGTATGGTAAAGATGATTCCCACCAAGCCAATGGTGGTGGAAACTTTCTCACAGTACCCACCCCTTGGTCGTTTTGCCGTGAGGGACATGAGACAGACCGTTGCTGTTGGTGTCATCAAGAGTGTTGAGAAGAAGGACCCAACTGGAGCCAAGGTCACCAAGGCTGCCCTAAAGAAGAAATGA
- the LOC110803225 gene encoding glycine-rich cell wall structural protein 1-like has translation MGFPTKWGVVIFLLLNIVLSLSVVTFGDGDVKTERYDDEDCGFRGCYGGPRGGRYGGPGRWGGPRGGRFGGPGHFGGPGRGGGFGGGGGLGGGGGLGGGAGGGLGGGGGLEGGGGAGGGLGGGGGLGGGSGGGLGGGGGLGGGGGGGLGGGAGHGGGFGAGGGVGGGAGGGLGGGAGGGGGAGGGGGVGGGAGGGFGAGGGVGGGAGGGLGGGAGGGGGAGGGGGLGGGSGKGGGFGAGGGVGGGAGGGLGGGAGGGGGAGGGGGLGGGSGKGGGFGAGGGVGGGAGGGLGGGAGGGGGAGGGGGLGGGSGQGGGFGAGGGVGGGAGGGLGGGGGAGGGGGGGLGGGSGHGGGFGAGGGLGGGAAGGGGGGGGGGGGGLGGGVGHGGGFGAGGGVGSGAGGGLGSGVGLGGGHGLGGGGGIGIGVGIGIGVGVGAGKGVGSGVGVGGGGRR, from the coding sequence ATGGGTTTTCCAACAAAATGGGGCGTAGTGATATTTTTACTACTTAACATTGTGCTTAGTTTGAGTGTAGTGACATTTGGAGATGGTGATGTTAAGACAGAAAGATATGATGATGAGGATTGTGGGTTTAGAGGGTGTTATGGTGGTCCAAGAGGCGGACGGTATGGCGGCCCGGGGCGTTGGGGTGGACCGAGAGGAGGACGGTTTGGTGGTCCGGGGCATTTTGGTGGTCCCGGTAGAGGTGGTGGGTTTGGTGGAGGAGGGGGGttaggtggtggtggaggtctAGGTGGTGGTGCCGGAGGAGGTTTAGGTGGTGGAGGTGGTTTAGAAGGCGGTGGAGGTGCGGGAGGAGGtcttggtggtggtggaggattAGGAGGCGGTAGTGGAGGTGGACTAGGTGGTGGGGGTGGTCTTGGAGGAGGAGGTGGGGGTGGTCTTGGAGGTGGTGCAGGTCATGGGGGAGGTTTTGGTGCCGGTGGAGGAGTTGGAGGTGGAGCAGGAGGTGGTCTTGGTGGTGGTGCAGGCGGAGGTGGAGGcgctggaggtggtggtggagttGGAGGAGGTGCAGGTGGAGGATTTGGGGCTGGTGGAGGAGTAGGAGGAGGTGCTGGAGGAGGTCTTGGTGGAGGTGCTGGAGGAGGAGGTGGTGCTGGTGGAGGAGGTGGATTAGGCGGTGGTTCAGGTAAAGGAGGAGGATTTGGAGCTGGTGGAGGTGTAGGAGGTGGTGCTGGAGGAGGTCTTGGTGGAGGTGCTGGAGGAGGAGGGGGTGCTGGTGGAGGAGGTGGATTAGGCGGTGGTTCAGGTAAAGGAGGAGGATTTGGAGCTGGTGGAGGCGTTGGAGGTGGTGCCGGGGGAGGTCTTGGTGGTGGTGCTGGAGGAGGAGGTGGAGCCGGTGGAGGTGGTGGACTTGGTGGTGGTTCAGGTCAGGGTGGAGGATTTGGAGCTGGTGGTGGAGTTGGAGGTGGTGCAGGAGGAGGCCTTGGAGGCGGTGGTGGAGCTGGTGGCGGAGGAGGAGGTGGTCTAGGTGGTGGATCTGGCCATGGTGGAGGATTCGGTGCAGGAGGTGGTTTAGGTGGTGGGGCTGCTGGTGGAGGAGGTGGAggaggcggtggtggtggtggtggtcttGGTGGAGGAGTAGGTCATGGTGGTGGCTTTGGTGCTGGAGGTGGGGTTGGAAGTGGGGCTGGAGGAGGACTCGGAAGTGGTGTAGGCTTAGGCGGTGGGCACGGGCTAGGTGGCGGAGGAGGAATCGGAATTGGAGTCGGCATTGGTATCGGGGTCGGAGTCGGTGCAGGCAAAGGAGTAGGCAGTGGTGTTGGTGTAGGTGGCGGAGGAAGGCGATAA